The genomic window TGGAAGATGGCAAAGTGGTATGGCACGAAGGCCCTGACAACAGCCTGGATGAAGACGTGCTGCGCCCGGTCGCCCGGCCCTTTGCCCCGACAGGCGGCCTGACGGTGATGAAAGGCAACCTGGGTCGAGGCGTGATCAAAGTATCGGCAGTGGCTGAAGAACACCGCATCGTTGAAGCGCCGGTCAAGATCTTTGAAGACCAGAACGAGCTTAAAGGCGCGTTCGAAGCAGGAGAGCTGGATCGTGATGTGATTGCGGTCGTACGTTTTCAGGGCCCCAAGGCCAACGGCATGCCTGAACTACACAAGCTGACGCCCTTCCTGGGGGTTCTGCAGGATCGCGGCCACAAGGTGGCCTTGGTGACCGACGGACGGATGTCCGGTGCCTCCGGGAAGGTACCCGCCGCCATTCACATCAGCCCGGAGGCACTTGACGGCGGCCCTCTGGCCAAACTGCGCGATGGCGATGTGGTACGCTTGGACGCCAACAGCGGCACGCTGGAAGCCAAGGTCGATGCGGCCACCTGGCAGGCTCGGGAGTGTGTGGTCGGCAACCTGGATCACTACCACGTCGGCCTGGGCCGCGAACTGTTTGGCGGCTTCCGTCATCTGGCCATGCGCGGTGAAGAAGGTGCTGGCGTTTTCGGTGGCTTTGAAGCCGATGACCTGGCCCGTCAGGAGGGTCAGATTTTTGGAGAGGATGCTTGATGCGACCCGCACTGATTGGCGACATCGGCGGTACCAATGCGCGCTTTGCGTTGGTAGCGCCTGGGGAGATGGCGCCCCAAGAGGTTCTCAACCTGCCCTGCGCCGACTACCCGGGCGTTATTGAGGCGATTGAGGATTACCTGAGCCGAGTAGGTATCAGTGCCGCCGAGGCGCCCCGGGAAGCCTGCCTGGCATTTGCCTGCCCGGTTCACGCCGAGCGGGTCAAGATGACCAATAACCACTGGGATTTCATGAAACGCGACGTTCAGCAGGCGTTGAACCTGTCGCTGTTCAAGGTGATCAACGATTTTACCGCCCAGGCGCTGGGCGTTCCCCATGTGGATGCCGAACATCTGGTCGAAGTGCAAGCGGGAACCGCTCTGCCCCACTCGTCCCGGCTGATTATTGGCCCTGGCACGGGGCTTGGCGTGGCCGGTGTTTTTCCCGGCCAGCATGCCTGGATTCCCTTGCCGACGGAAGGTGGCCACGTCACCTTTGCGCCAACTGACAGCACCGAACGCGCCCTGCTGGACATCTTTCTGACTCGCCACTCGCGGGTCAGCGTCGAACGCATCCTATGCGGCCAGGGCCTGCTTGAGCTGTATCAGGCTCACTGTCTTCTGGAAGATCAGATGCCCAGCTGTCAGTCACCCGCTGACGTCACCCAGGCAGCCAACCACGGCGACCCGCTTGCCAGCGCAACGGTGCTGCGCTTTTTGAAGATTCTGGGGGATGTGTGCGGTGATGCCACTCTCACCATGGGCGCGCGAGGCGGTGTCTACCTGTGCGGGGGCATTCTGCCCCGCCTGCTGGACTGGCTACCCCGGTCAGAACTGCGCCAGAGCTTTGCCAACAAAGGCCGCATGGGCGCTTACAACGCCGATATTCCGGTATCCGTTGTCACTCACCCGTGGACGGGGTTACTCGGTGCTGCCGAAGCGCTGCATAACGAAGAAGTCTTTTAACTGACAAGGAATATTTATGACAGCCCCAACCTTTAATGTCCCCTTTGTCTTGGGCATGATGCGCCTGCATGAAGCCAAAGCAATGCATCAGGCAAGCCACCTCGCCAACTGGATTGAAGCGCGCATCGAACAGGGGCTGAAGTGGTTTGATCACGCTGACATTTACGGCAATGGTGCCTGCGAAACGCTATTTGGCCAGGCGTTGCGTGCCCGCCCGGCGCTTGCCCAGCAGCTTCACGTGGTCAGCAAGGCCAGTATCGCCAACGACAACCCAACGCCAGATTCCGGCAAGGTTAAACACTACAATGCCAGCCCGGCTTATCTGAGTAAGGCGATTGATGAGGCGCTGCAACGGCTCAATGTTGAGTGTATTGACCACTTTCTGATCCATCGCCCGGATCTGTTAATGAACGCAGAAGCCACTGGACGCGCCCTTGATGACGCGATTACAGCAGGCAAGATTGGCGCAGCAGGCACTTCCAACCATTTGCCCAGCCAGTGGCGCAGGCTGCAAAACGCCATGCACCAGCCGCTGCGTGCTAATCAGATCGAGCTTTCCATTCAACACAATGCGCCGCTGTTTGACGGCAGCTTTGATGATATGTGCGCAGACGGCCACGCGCCCATGGCATGGTCGCCACTGGCCGGCGGCGCCCTGCTGGAAGGCGAGGTGGGCAAGGTTCTCAAGCGGATAGCCCGCGAGCAAGACAGTTCGCCTAATGCGCTGGCGCTGGCCTGGCTACGCACTCTGCCAAATCGTCCTGTTCCCGTGGTGGGCAGCGTGAAACCGGAACGTATTGCCGATATGCTGAATGGGCCGGAGTCGCTTTCCAGAGATACCTGGTATGAGCTACTCGAAGCTGCACGCGGCCACTGCGTCGCATAACAACTGATCAATCTCTGTAATGACCAGGAGAAATTTATGACGCCGGTGATTGCCTTTGGTGAAGCCCTGGTAGACATGTTGTCCAGCCGCTTGGGTGATGACACTGGGCAGGAAACTTTCACCCCTTATGCCGGAGGCGCCCCTGCCAACGTGGCAGTTGCCTGCGCGCGCCTGGGAGTGCCCAGCCAGTTTTTAGGCATGGTAGGCGATGATCGTTTTGGCCATTTTCTGGTCAGCGAACTGGCCGCTCATGGGGTGAATACCCAGGGTATGGTGCTGACCAACGAAGCGCGCACGGCGCTGGCGTTTGTTTCCCGGGATGCCAGCGGCGAGCGTACCTTTGATTTTTATCGCCCACCGGCCGCCGACCTGCTTTATCGCCTGGAGCATTTGCCCCACGGCGTTTTCGAGCAGCCAGCGATTGTCCATCTGTGCAGCAACAGCCTGACTGACCCAGAGATTGCCGATACCACCCTGGCCATTGCCAACATGGCCAAACGCGCCGGCTGTCTTGTCAGCGTGGACGCCAACCTGCGCCATAACCTGTGGGCCGATGGATCAGCTGATGCATGGCGAGTGACTGAGCTTGTGGATAGCGCCGAACTCGTCAAGGTATCCCTGGAAGAACTGGATTATCTGCGCGGCGACCACCCTCAGGATACCTGGCTCGCTGAACGCCTGGCAGCAGGCGTCAAGGTCATCGTGATCACCGATGGGCCCAACCAGGTAACGCTTAAAGGCATTGGCCTGGATCACACCTTCACGCCACCCCCGGTAACGGCGGTTGATACCACCGCTGGCGGCGATGCCTTTATTGGTGGCCTGCTGGCGGAACTATCCCGCCACGGTATTGATGACAACTGGCATAAGGCAAGCGCCTTTCTTGCCCAGGCAGTGGAAGTTGCCTGTCGCTGCGGTGCATTTGCCGTCACCCGCCCAGGCGCCTATGCGGCCCTGCCGACCCATGCCGATATCGAAGCCCTTCGCAACACTTGATCATCACCTCGGCGACTGCACTGACAGCCGCCGACGTATCAAGATCCCTTGACGATTCACCTTGAACCTTACTGGGTGGCTGCGAAATTCTCGGCTGCTGCTTCCAGTACCGCTCTGGCCGATTCGGCTTCTTCAAACCCAAGCCCTTCCATACCGCCATCAGGCCCTTTGTAGTTAGCGAACCAAAGGTCAATGATCTGGCTGACGCCAGGGAACTCGCTGTCCAACTGCGCCATGCTTTCAACATGAGCAAACGGAGAATCCTGAGTAAGCACCGCAATCAGCTTGTCATCCTGCTCACCGTCATCAAGCATTTTTAGAACGCCAATCACGCTGACATCGACAACCTCACCCCGTGGAACGGCCTGCCCCAGCACAATCACGTCGAGCGGATCACCATCGCCGCCCAACTCTTTTGGCAACGCCGTACCGGGAATAGCGCCGTAATTGCCGGGGTATCCCAAGTAGTTCACTACCCGTGGCTCACCGTTTTTATATTCCCAATACAACGCTTTCGGGTCGTCTTTGCTCACCTCCCACTTCGCAGATGTTCCCGTTGGAATCTCAACGATAGCGTTAACAGAGCCATCTGCATTAATGGCGTCCAGAGACATCAAATCTTCATTGCCAACAATCGTGTAGGCGTCTTTGACATTCATACTCTGCGCATGCGGCGTCGTTTCAGAAAATGCCAACCCGCCCAATGGCTGCGCCTGAACCGAAGACGCTAAAAGCGCCATGCACGTCATACCTGTGAGTACTAATGGATGTTTCATGCTGCTCTCCTCTGATGGTTCAGAAAAGATTAACAACGAGAAATGACGAGCGAATGACAGTGTTAAGTTTATCCAGTCATCCATCCTGAAACAGGCAGATTGCCAGATAGATATTGAGCACTCGGTATCATAACCGATGTGCCGATTCGTGGCGGGTTACCGAACGGCTGTCTAGCCCGAATTTCTCATAGGGTATAAAAGAAAGCGGCTGAAAATGTTAAAGTTTCAGGACCTTACACCAAAAACCAACATCAACAGCCGCTTCCAAAATGGTACCTGAAAAACTGACCTTCTCGCCACTCTCACGCCGCCAGATTGAAGCCGATTTCTCCGGTGGCCACATTACCTCCGATGCTGGGTTGCTTCTGCTTCGTGAAATCGACAAACAACATCGCCTGACGCGCCGTTTGGCATCGGTACTGCATGATCCTCGGGCACCGGAGCAGATTCGCCACAAACTCGACACCCTGGTTCGTCAGCGGGTGTTCGGTGTCGCCGCTGGCTACGAAGATTTTAACGACCATGAAGCCCTGCGCTATGATCAGGCCCTTCAGACGGCACTGGATGAAAATGAGGTGCTGGCGGGCAAGTCAACGCTGTCCCGGATAGAGCAGAACGCTGATCGACAAGCGATAGTGAAGGCCCATGAGCTACTCTGGCATCACTTCATCGAGCAGCATGACGAACCACCCAAAGAGATTGTGCTGGACTTTGATGGCACTGATATTCCCGTGCATGGCGACCAACCCGGCAAGTTCTTTAACCGCTATTACAATCACCATTGCTACTTCCCACTGTATGTCTTCTGTGGCCACCATCTGCTGGTGAGCTATCTGCGCACCAGTGACCGCAGCGACAGCCGCCACAGCTGGGCCATCCTCGCCCTACTTGTCCGCTTTATCCGTCAATACTGGCCCGACACCCGCATTGTATTACGCGGCGATAGCCATTTTTGTCGCCCCCGGATGCTGAACTGGTGCGATCGGCATCACGTCGACTACATCGTGGGTATTGGCAA from Halomonas sp. CH40 includes these protein-coding regions:
- the glk gene encoding glucokinase — protein: MRPALIGDIGGTNARFALVAPGEMAPQEVLNLPCADYPGVIEAIEDYLSRVGISAAEAPREACLAFACPVHAERVKMTNNHWDFMKRDVQQALNLSLFKVINDFTAQALGVPHVDAEHLVEVQAGTALPHSSRLIIGPGTGLGVAGVFPGQHAWIPLPTEGGHVTFAPTDSTERALLDIFLTRHSRVSVERILCGQGLLELYQAHCLLEDQMPSCQSPADVTQAANHGDPLASATVLRFLKILGDVCGDATLTMGARGGVYLCGGILPRLLDWLPRSELRQSFANKGRMGAYNADIPVSVVTHPWTGLLGAAEALHNEEVF
- a CDS encoding aldo/keto reductase, with amino-acid sequence MTAPTFNVPFVLGMMRLHEAKAMHQASHLANWIEARIEQGLKWFDHADIYGNGACETLFGQALRARPALAQQLHVVSKASIANDNPTPDSGKVKHYNASPAYLSKAIDEALQRLNVECIDHFLIHRPDLLMNAEATGRALDDAITAGKIGAAGTSNHLPSQWRRLQNAMHQPLRANQIELSIQHNAPLFDGSFDDMCADGHAPMAWSPLAGGALLEGEVGKVLKRIAREQDSSPNALALAWLRTLPNRPVPVVGSVKPERIADMLNGPESLSRDTWYELLEAARGHCVA
- a CDS encoding carbohydrate kinase, which gives rise to MTPVIAFGEALVDMLSSRLGDDTGQETFTPYAGGAPANVAVACARLGVPSQFLGMVGDDRFGHFLVSELAAHGVNTQGMVLTNEARTALAFVSRDASGERTFDFYRPPAADLLYRLEHLPHGVFEQPAIVHLCSNSLTDPEIADTTLAIANMAKRAGCLVSVDANLRHNLWADGSADAWRVTELVDSAELVKVSLEELDYLRGDHPQDTWLAERLAAGVKVIVITDGPNQVTLKGIGLDHTFTPPPVTAVDTTAGGDAFIGGLLAELSRHGIDDNWHKASAFLAQAVEVACRCGAFAVTRPGAYAALPTHADIEALRNT
- a CDS encoding inorganic diphosphatase → MKHPLVLTGMTCMALLASSVQAQPLGGLAFSETTPHAQSMNVKDAYTIVGNEDLMSLDAINADGSVNAIVEIPTGTSAKWEVSKDDPKALYWEYKNGEPRVVNYLGYPGNYGAIPGTALPKELGGDGDPLDVIVLGQAVPRGEVVDVSVIGVLKMLDDGEQDDKLIAVLTQDSPFAHVESMAQLDSEFPGVSQIIDLWFANYKGPDGGMEGLGFEEAESARAVLEAAAENFAATQ
- a CDS encoding IS1380 family transposase, yielding MVPEKLTFSPLSRRQIEADFSGGHITSDAGLLLLREIDKQHRLTRRLASVLHDPRAPEQIRHKLDTLVRQRVFGVAAGYEDFNDHEALRYDQALQTALDENEVLAGKSTLSRIEQNADRQAIVKAHELLWHHFIEQHDEPPKEIVLDFDGTDIPVHGDQPGKFFNRYYNHHCYFPLYVFCGHHLLVSYLRTSDRSDSRHSWAILALLVRFIRQYWPDTRIVLRGDSHFCRPRMLNWCDRHHVDYIVGIGKNSRLLKEVDVPMMLVRKTQWQVGGKVAETFRFQYQAHSWKYPRWVVARLEEGELGSNPRFIVSSRYDDGFKLYYEQYCARGDMENRIKDQQLSLFADRTSSTHWWANQWRLILSGFAYTLFERLRAYLKNTPFARMSPSSLRLKLIKVGAVIIRNTRRVRVLMSDSYPYKTALSDLVRQLVPN